A stretch of the Archangium violaceum genome encodes the following:
- a CDS encoding VOC family protein — protein sequence MEATVLELRRRGVETEPVRIDEYTGRRFTFFADPDGLPLEIYEEPPGAAD from the coding sequence GTGGAAGCCACGGTGCTCGAGCTCCGGCGCCGCGGCGTGGAAACGGAGCCGGTGCGTATCGACGAGTACACCGGCCGCCGCTTCACCTTCTTCGCCGACCCGGACGGGCTCCCCCTGGAAATCTACGAGGAGCCCCCGGGAGCGGCCGACTAG
- a CDS encoding PKD domain-containing protein, with amino-acid sequence MNNPGMASYDSARKAPACANVGAYCDTGVLVDGRGTMGPEKNAPNTINSSCADGNSGTYHSDESLDRLRVSTLDGSPMAPGKTVKIEATVWAWSTGTSDSLDLYYASDASNPTWTFLTTLKPAAGGAQVLSTTYTLPAGGLQAVRGNFRYSSTVGSCTTGGYDDRDDLVFAVGSEGTPQPPSAAFTSSCSALTCGFTDTSTDADGDLASWSWNFGDGTTSTTRSPSHAYAAAGTYTVTLTVTDSQGQTSTAQRTVTVTAPSVISLSTLGYKTKGTRYVDLTWSGAAGTSVDVYRNGTRLLTTANDGAHTDAPGAAGTYTYRVCEAGTSTCSNESSATF; translated from the coding sequence GTGAACAACCCCGGCATGGCCAGCTACGACAGCGCGCGCAAGGCCCCCGCGTGCGCCAACGTGGGCGCCTACTGCGACACCGGCGTGCTGGTGGACGGCCGTGGCACCATGGGCCCGGAGAAGAACGCTCCCAACACCATCAACTCCTCGTGCGCCGATGGCAACAGCGGCACCTACCACAGCGACGAGTCGCTGGATCGCCTCCGCGTCTCCACCCTCGACGGCTCGCCGATGGCGCCGGGCAAGACGGTGAAGATCGAGGCGACGGTGTGGGCCTGGTCCACCGGGACCTCGGACTCGCTGGACCTCTACTACGCCAGCGATGCCTCCAACCCGACGTGGACCTTCCTGACCACCCTCAAGCCGGCCGCCGGCGGGGCCCAGGTCCTCTCCACCACGTACACGCTGCCCGCGGGTGGCCTGCAGGCCGTGCGCGGCAACTTCCGCTACAGCAGCACCGTGGGCAGCTGCACCACGGGCGGCTACGACGACCGCGACGACCTCGTGTTCGCGGTGGGCAGCGAGGGCACGCCGCAGCCTCCCTCGGCCGCCTTCACCTCTTCGTGCAGCGCGCTGACGTGCGGCTTCACGGACACGAGCACGGATGCGGACGGCGACCTCGCCTCCTGGAGCTGGAACTTCGGTGATGGCACCACCTCCACCACGCGCAGCCCCAGCCACGCGTATGCGGCCGCGGGCACCTACACCGTGACGCTGACGGTGACGGACAGCCAGGGCCAGACGAGCACGGCGCAGCGCACGGTGACGGTGACCGCGCCCTCGGTCATCTCGCTCTCCACCCTGGGCTACAAGACGAAGGGCACCCGGTACGTGGACCTGACCTGGTCCGGCGCCGCCGGCACCAGCGTGGACGTGTACCGCAACGGCACCCGCCTCCTCACCACGGCCAATGACGGGGCCCACACGGACGCGCCGGGCGCGGCTGGCACCTACACGTACCGCGTGTGCGAGGCCGGCACGAGCACCTGCTCGAACGAGTCGAGCGCCACCTTCTAG